The genomic interval AAAAAGGGAATCATTTAATCAATGAACATTCTGAATATTTATTGCAACATGCTTACAATCCAGTAGATTGGTTTCCATGGTCTAATGATGCATTGAATAAAGCGAAAACTGAAGGCAAATTAGTGGTAATCAGTATTGGTTATTCATCCTGCCATTGGTGTCATGTAATGGAACATGAATCGTTTTCAGATACCGCTGTAAGTCGGTTGATGAATCAACATTTTGTTTCTATTAAAGTGGATAGAGAAGAGCGACCGGATGTTGATAATATCTATATGACAGCATGCCAAATTGCAAATCAAAACGGTTCTTGTGGTTGGCCATTAAATGCAATTACGCTATCCGATGGAAGACCTGTTTGGGTTGGCTCATATATGCAAAAGGAAGAATGGATGAGCTTATTGAAACAAATCAATGATTTATTCCATGAAGATCAAAATGAGTTGCAAAAAATGGCATACCAAATAGGTAACCATTTACAAGCAGATCATCGGTTTGTACTATCAAATAATGAAATAAAGTTTGAACTAAAAAATATTGATAAATTTCAAGCTGAAATTATTCCAAATCTGGATATGAGTCTTGGTGGAAAAAAGGGGGACCTTAAATTTCCAATACCACCACTTCTTCAATACGCTATGGAGTATGTTCATTTTTCAAGTGACAAGAATACAAGCAAATGGTTAAATACGAGTTTGTCCGGTATCATGAATGGAGGAATTTATGATCAACTAGAAGGTGGATTTGCAAGATATTCTACAGATCCGAAATGGAAAGTTCCTCATTTTGAAAAAATGCTTTATGATAATGCACAACTCATCAGTATTTATGCCAATGCCTATAAATCAAATCCTGAAGCTGATTACAAGCAAATCATTGAACAGACAGTGCAATTTCTAAAAACAGAATTTAGTGCGAAAGAAGGCTATTATTATTCTTCTTTTGATGCTGATACAGAAGGAGAGGAGGGTAAATATTATGTTTGGACCTACTCAGAAATTCAGCAAATTATTTCAGATGAAAAGATTTGTACCATATTTAAGGATTTATATAATTTATCAGAATCTGGAAATTGGGAGCATGGAAAAAATGTGCTTTTTAAAACTAAACGGATTGCAGATCTAGCAAAAAAATACAAATTACCAGAAGCTGAATTGAGCATTCTAATTAAACAGGCAGAGCAGAAATTATTAGCCGCTAGAAAATTACGAACCGCACCCAACTGTGATAAAAAGATGATTAGTGCTTGGAATGCCTTAATGGTGACAGCTTTATGTGATGTTTACGCAGCATTCTCCGATAAGAAATATTTAGAACAGGCATTACAAACAGCCAATTTTTTAAATGATCAAATGATGACTCCAGATTTTAAAATCTATCGGAGTTTTGGGGCAGGAAAAAAGGGAAGCTTTGGATTTTTAGATGACTATGCATTGACCATGCAATGTTTTTTACGATTGTATGAAGTAAGTTTTGATGAACGCTGGTTGTACTTAGCAAAGTCAATTTGTGATGGGGTGTTGCAACATTTTTCAGATGAAGAACAGGTATATTTTTATTATAATTCTTCCGGAGATCCGGCATTGATAGCTCGTAAAAAAGAAGTAGTAGACCAGGTTATTCCTTCTTCAAATTCAGTGATGTGCGATGTTTTGCATAAACTGGGCTTATTTTTATATAATAAAGAATATTTACAAAGAAGTGAAAAGATGCTTGCAGGGATATTAGAAAGTGAAGCCTCGTCTGATCCTGTTTTTTATAGTAACTGGCTTCGGATTCACTTGGGTTTTGTTAAGCCCTTATATGAAGTTGCAATCGTCGGAAAAGAATATGATAAGTTGCATTCAGCTTTATTGTCGAAATATATACCTAATGCAATTTTTCTTGGAGGTGCTACAGAAGGAAGTTTGGAATTGCTAAAAGAAAAACTACAGGAAGGAGAAAGCTACATTTATGTTTGTCGAAATAAAGTGTGCAAATTACCCGTGAAGGAGGTCAATAAAGCTTTAGAATTAATGAAATAGTTGGAATAGTAATTAATGATTTTAATTAAATCTATTGCTTATGTACTTGCTGCATTCCGATTTTTAGGAATCATTTCAACAATGGCTTTGTATGTTGGGGTAGGATTATTATTAATAAAGTTAAAACTTGCCGATCAGAATCTTGCATTTCGAGTGCGTACCTCCTGGTGTCGACTTGCTATTTGGATTCTCGGCATTCGACTTCATACTACAGGTAAAATTGACTTATTGGAAGGCAGTTTGTTTGTTGGAAATCACCGTTCTTTAATCGATCCTGTCATTGCTTTTAATTTTATTACCAATGGATATGCAGTAAGTAAGGCTGAAGTATCCAGTTATCCATTAGTGCATACAGGAGCTGTACTTTCAGGAGTAATTTATGTGGAGCGTTCCAATTCGAAAAGTCGGAATCAAACAAGAGAGACAATCGAAAAATATTTGCGAGAGAATAAATCTATTTTAATTTTTCCAGAAGGCACTATTTCTACCGATCTAAAGACCTTAGCTTTTAAGAAGGGTTCATTTGAAGCAGCTGCAGCGGCGCAAAAACAGATTGTTTCATTTGCGATTGAAATGGGAAATCCAAAAACGGATTTCTGGTATGAAGAAAGTTTGTTAAAACAATATTTCAAGACATTTTCAAAATGGAAAACAGATGTATATGTACATTTTTTTGAACCAATAAAGGGTAATTCAGGAGAAGAATTGACAACAATTTGTCAGAATGCTATCAATCAAAAGTTAACCGAATTTCAAAAGAATTGGAATTAAATATTCAACTTATGAAAACTATCAAAAACAACTTACAGTCTTTAATGAAAGCCTTCTTTAAACTGGCATGAATTCTATCTCTGGAGTGTTATTTTATAAAGTCTAGTGAAGCTGAATTAACACAATGCCTTATATTTTTTGGAGTAAAGCGCTCCCCTTTAAATACATGACCTAAATGTCCGCCACAATGATTGCATAGAATTTCTATGCGACGTCCATCAGCATCTTCTTGGTAGCGGATAGCATTTGGTATTTCATCATCAAAACTTGGCCAACCACAACCCGAATCAAATTTAAATTCAGATTTATATAATGGGGCATCGCATTGTCTGCAAACATAGGTACCGGTTTCATGATGGTCATAAAATTTTCCTGTAAAAGCTCTTTCTGTGCCTTTTTTTAGAAGGATGAATTTTTCTTCTTCATTCAGTGGATTGTATGAAATTGGATCTTTCATTTTTTTAATTTTTCAGAAAAGTGTTCTCTGAATTTTTTAACTTTTGGAGCAATTACAATTTGGCAATAGGGTGCTGTACCATTTTCATTATAATAATTTTGATGATATTCTTCAGCGACATAAAATTGGGAATATGGACTAATTTCAGTTACGATTGGATCATCCCAGATTTTAGTAGCGATTTCAGATTTTGATTTTAGTGCAACCGTTTTTTGAGATTCTGAGTGATAAAAAATTGCAGAACGGTATTGTGTACCTGAATCTGCACCTTGACGGTTTAATGTAGTCGGATCATGAGTGGTCCAGAAAACCTCCAGGATGTCTTCAAACGAAATTTGTTTTGGGTCAAAATATATCTGACACACTTCAGCATGCCCTGTTGTTCCAGAGCAAATTTCGCGATATGAAGGATTTTTAATAGTTCCCCCACTGTAACCTGATTCTACCTTCATAACGCCTTTTAAGTCTTGGAAAATGGCTTCTACGCACCAAAAGCAGCCTGCACCAAGTGTAGCTATTTCTAAACTATCAGGCAATTCTTTAAGATCTTGATTCATAGGAGTCGATTGTAACATAGGCTCAGTATTTTGGACAGTTTTGGCTGGGGCATTGCAATTTGCAAGACTTAATATTAAAAAAAGTATGATTTTCATTCTTATAAATAAATTTCTTGTGTAAATAACAATGGATGACTAATTTAGTTCGATGGTGGGGGAAATCTCTAAAATTATGAGAATCTCAGTCAATCTCCGAATCTTTTGTTAAAAACATGGTGTGATGTACTGCCATAACCCTTCTCATCAGTTAGATTTTGTTTGCAAATGTAATTTGGATTTGCTGCTAAGTATTTCAACTGGTTTTTTTAAAAAAAACAGCCCCAGTTTCTATGAAATTTGGGGCTGCCTTTAGTAGGTATTAAATAGGTATCATCGGCAATTAATCAAAAATGATCATTCGATTTATTTTTAGATGTTCAGTTGTTAATTGCAATAAAAAGATGCCGGAGCCGATTATCGATTTTTTTAAAATAATGGGACTTGTCGTAGGTGTTTGTTGTTTATAAATTTGTTGGCCCAGGACATTAAAAACTTGCAAAGTTTGTAATGGTGAATCCATGATTCCTGTAAATCGAATGTTTATTTCATCGGAAGATGGATTGGGATAAATCAACAGGGAAGAATCTTTTGCCTTACTTTCTGTCGAACTGATTCTGGATACAGATTTAAAAAATTCCCAGAAAAATTCAGCCTCAATCGGTGGATTTGGTATGTTGTTTAAATAATTTGTGCCATTAAAAAATTCATGTTCCAGTCCGTAAAAAATACTCCATCTGAAAAATGCAGGACTTGCCCCAGGTAATGGATCCGTAAACGTATAATTTATGTAATAAGAATTGGAATCTTTCTTAAACGTCCAACTTAAACCCATAGAACCTAAATGGTTATCAATATTATTTGCATTCCATGCTAATGCAGTATCATTAAATGGACAGGGTCTTCCAAATCTTTCTGGAAAATTATGATCGTGTGTACCTCGAATGGCCCAGGTAGGAACCTTCGGATCCATCAGCATTGAATCTTTGGAATCCAAATTACCACTGCCACATCCAGCCGCGGCAAATATACCTGGCATTTTTATTGTCAATTTAGGTGCCATCGTACCTCCGCTTGAAAAACCGCAGGCATATATTTTTTTTGTATTGATGGGGATTATCGTTGAAATAGTATCGATCATTTTATAAAAGAAAGGGATATCATCTCTTAATGTATCCCCTGGACATAAAACAGAAAGCGTATTGCCATGACTCCATTTTGTGCCTATCCCTTCAATAGTGCAATAAATGAGTGCAGTAGGAAAAACTACTATAAATTTTTCACGTTCTGCCACTTCCTTCCAACCAGATATATTGTAAAATTGCGGTCCGGATTGATTAGTACCGTGCAACATAAAGACCAGGGGATAGCCTCCAGCAGGTGGATTACCGGATGGTTTAAAAATTACCAATTCACGATGTTCATTATTTATAAAAAGGTTTGCATCAATCCGTTCTTGTGCAATACTGTAATTAAAAAAAAGAAATAAGCAAATAATCGTAAAGTATTTAATTTCCATGATTAATAGTTATTTGTTTTTTTAATTGAAAATAATTTTATTTAAATATAACTGATGATCTGTTTGTATTGATAAAATGAACAATCCTATGCCTGTTTCAGATTTTTTTATTAGAAGTTCTGATGCATTGTTGTGTAAACCACTGATTCGTATTTTTCCAGAAGCATCCTGGAGTTTCCAAAAGTAATTTCCATGATGTTCAGGGATTGAAATTTGTACGATGTCTGAGGAAGGATTGGGAAATGCATGGACTGTCTGATTTAATTTTGAATGTTCTAAAGTTTTCACGACCACACTGGATTTAAAAAATTCCCAAAACAATTTAGCGGCTTCCAACTTAAAATTTTTTCCATTTGGATACACATGGAACATATCATTAACCAATGTAAATCGATACAATTGTCCGGTGTCTCCGGAATTACTTTCTTTAAAATCATAGCTGTGTGTGATGGCTGTTTCAAATTTTGTGAAATTTTGAGTGACACCCTGACAATCAATCATTCGTTGAAGTGGTCTGTAAAAATAGACTAAAACCGAGTCATCTCCGAATGGAATTTCAGTGAAGGGGGGTCTTATTGATTTGTCATCTTTTGTTCCCATCATGGCCCATACGGGAATGCGATGGACAGGCTTTGCAGAATCAGCTACTGGTAAAAAGGAGCCAGAGCCCGCACATGCGGCAAATACATCTCCCGCATCAATAGCTAGTTTATGAATCATTCCGCTTCCATTTGAAAAACCAGATGCAAAAATCATTGTTGGATTGACCGGAAACGTGTCTGCAATTTTTTTAGCCAACAGTTTTAGAAAATTGACATCACTGATGTAGTTCTGTGGTGGTCCAGAACATGGGTTATCCGTTACTTGTCCGTTTACCCATCTTAAACCATGGGTTTCTATACTATCATCCACATAACACCATCTTAAAGAAGTAGGAAAAACGGTGATAAAATTTTCTTGTTCGCCCAATTCTTTCCAACCAGAAATATCATAAAAGTATTCACCATCCTGATTTGTGCCATGTAACATAAAAACAATGGGATATCCACCAATCGGTGGCGGGCTATTTGGTTTAACAACGATGCTTTCTCTAAGACGGCCTTCAGAAATTAGATTTATATCATAACGTGTTTGAGCAAAAAGACTTGCGAAGCAACTCAAATAAACAATACAACTGAGATTAAATTTCATATGATTCAGATTCATTAATTAAAAATAAGTTTTTGATTAAATGTGGTAGAGCCAAGGTCTGCTCGAAATAGGAATAAACCTGTTCCCAATTCTGATTTTTTGATTTGTACTAACGCACCGTTTGATTGATTTCCATTTAAACGTAAAATACCTTGCGTGTCATAAAGACTCCAATTATATTTTCCGTGATATTCAGGAATTGAAATCGTGACAAGTTCACTTGAAGGATTTGGATAGGCATGGATCCTAATAGATCCAGGATTTTGATGCTCGGTTGCCACTGTTACCGAACGTTTAAAAAACTCCCAGAATATTCTAGGTGCACTTACAGGATAATTTGCCCCATTGGGATATTCATGCACCATGCCTTTTAGCAAGGTGAAGATATAGGGTTTGGAAATTTCACCAGCTAAACTTTTTGAGAACTGATAAGTGTGTGCGCTATCCTTTTCAATTTTAATAAATGCGGTATCCAATCCCTGACAAACCAAAGCCCGGTTGAGTGAACTTTTTAAATAGCCTAAGATCGAATCGCCACCAAATGGCAATTCATTAAATGGGGGAACAATAAACCGGTCATCCAGGGTTCCTACCATTAACCATATTGGTATTCTATTTAGTGGACGAGCAGAATCTCCAACCGTCAAATTTGCACTAGTTCCTGCAACAGCAGCAAAAACATCCCCGGCATCGATAGCCAGTTTGTGGATCATCGAACAACCATTCGAAAAACCGGAGCAGAAAATCATAGATTGATTTACAGAAAAGGTATCAGAAATTCGCTTGGCAAGTATTTTTAAAAATTTTACATCATCTACATAATCCTGAGGTGGACCGGCACATGGGAAATCCGTAACATTTCCATTTACCCAACGGGTATTGTTTTTCTCAATACCATCTTCCACAAAGCACCAACTCAAAGAAGATGGAAAGACAGTTATAAAATTTTCTTCTTCTCCAACTTCTTTCCAGCCTGATAAATTATAAAATTTTTCACCATCTCCACTGGTGCCATGTAACATAAAAATAACCGGATAACCACCAGGTGGTGGTGCTGAACTGGGAATTACAATGATGCTCTCGCGCATTCGGCCATCTACAGGAAATTGAACATCGAAACGACGTTGACTATATACCTGAAACAGGCTTATTAAAATAAATACGATGGTAAAATTTCTTTTCATATATATTTTTTTAATGATACAAATTTAGACTTAAATAAGAGCGATGCTTTCACCCCAAAGGGTGATTTGTTTTAGTTTTTTCAATATCACCCTGAAGGGTTATAGCAAACCTGTTACCTCAAACTATCTCTGGATTCAGATTTTAAGCCATATTGAAACAGTTAAAAAAAATAAGCCTTCCGATTTTTTGTTGCTGCCTTTTGTTTTTTAGAACATAAGCTCAGAATCAATTGCACCATCAGACTGTTTTCAATTAGAATCGATCGCTATGAAAATGATTGCCAACAGTCCGGAAAATGCACAGTCGGCATTGTATATAATGGATTAGCTATTATCAAAAGCATAAACCATCCAAACTGGAAAATTTATGCAATGTTTACCTTACAAAGGCATAATTCGAAGGAGACAAAGCGGAAGATGCCGGTCAAATTTTAACTAAACTGATCCATAAATCGGATTCCTATTCGGAAGCCATGTCATTAAAGATACTCGTGGCTATTGATTTTAAAAATGGACGATTTTTTGCTTCCACTGTCAAGATTCGAACCGCGATGGTCCTGGCAAAAGCAAACCAAGAGGAAACATTAATGACTCCCCTCGAAATTTCATTATCAAATTTGCAAACAGCAACCATGTGCAAATTACAGAACTCGATCTGCAAAAAATAAATTCCCAATTGTTGAGTCCATTGTCTTAAAGAGAATATGAAGTATTGTTTTTAATTTTTGCCGGTAAAACCTATCAGCAAATCAGCCAGGACTTGTTTATTTCAATAAATACCCTAAAAAGACATATTAACAATGCTTACATATAACTACTTGTACAATCGCTATTAAGATATGGAGGGAATTGATAAAAATAAATTAATAAGAATACTTTAGGCATCCATTTGTAATTTGGAGAACTCTTATCCGAAGGCTGTATTGAAGGTTACCTCCATACAATGAATCAAATGAATTGTATTTTATTTGTTTGCTATGGGTTTTTACAAATTGCAACTTCCAATGGGTTGCTTGCACAAAACTGTCCCAACATGTTGCAGGATTGTGGTGTTTGAGTAACAGATTGCCGGATACCTGAATTCATAGTTTAGTATAATATTAAAAATAAGACATTCATTCACAGTCGATTAGTATTTAATTTTATTTTTAGTTCGTCAATTTACCAGAAATAGCGTAACTTTGCACCCTCATATCGCGGAGTGGAGCAGTTGGTAGCTCGTTGGGCTCATATCCGCCAGCTGGCGGACGAAGGTTCGAGTTAGGTTTAAAAGTTAAACTTGAAAATAAATAAATCGCGGAGTGGAGCAGTTGGTAGCTCGTTGGGCTCATATCCGCCAGCTGGCGGACGAAGGTTCGAGTTAGGTTTAAAAGTTAAACTTGAAAATAAATAAATCGCGGAGTGGAGCAGTTGGTAGCTCGTTGGGCTCATAACCCAAAGGTCGTAGGTTCGAGTCCTGCCTCCGCCACAAATTTAAAAGCCGGTCTAAATAGCCGGCTTTTTTTTATGGATTATCCATTCACAGTTTATGTTTTATATTCATCCAGGTATGATAAGATTTACATTGGATATACCAATCATTTAATTTTTCGTTTTCAATCACACAATCAGTATAGTACTAAAGACTGGACTAAAAATTTCAGACCTTGGTTTGTTGTTTACACTGAAATATTTTCTACAAAAGCAGAAGCATTTCAGAGAGAAAAGGAATTAAAATCCTACCAGGGAAGGCAATTTATTAGAAATCAATGCATTCCAATTTACTTTTCAAAAGAATGAATAGTGAAGGCTCATATCCGCCGGCTGGCGGACGTAGGTTCCCTGCCTGCCCGACAATGTCAGGCAGGGAGTCCTGCCTCCGCCACAAATTCAAAAGCCGGTCTAAATAGCCGGCTTGTTTGTAGCAGAAGCTCAACAAATTTTCAGGCAGAAACAAGATTAAAAGCTTGGTCTTATAAGCACCTTGCTTGCTATACAAAATCCTTATTCTTCATTCTGATGCAGACTCCCGAAACAATAAAAGCCTTATTGGGTCATAGATTTGTCGAAGTTATTAAATCCTCAAAATTGACTACTTTGTAACTTGTTTAGTGTTTTGGGTTACATTTTATTGGAATTCAAAATATATGTATGAAAATCAGGTGGTATTTCAATATTGTTAAACTAACTATTTTTATGGTATATCTATGAGTAGAATTCTCGAGGCGTTTTTTGGTAGAGATTCCAGCAAAGTCAATAGTAAATATTCGGACAATGCTACTTTATATAATGGCTTGAAAAATGAAGATGGTTTTGCGATTCGTTTTTTATACTCAAAATGTTCTGCTACAATTTATAAATTGGGAAAGCAGTATAATCTTACAGATGAAGATATTGAAGAACTAATTTGTGATTGTATTACTTTATTACTTTTGAAAATTAGAGAGGGTAGTTATGTCTTCCAACAGAATAATCCAGCCTCCTATGTGATTGAAGTAGCTAAAAATAAAGTTCGGAATTATAGCCTCAAAGAATCTAAAAACCAAAGTTTTGACTTAGATGCGGTTGCTGAACCATTCTTTGAAATGGATTATATGGGAAGCGAAAATGAAGACTTAATTAATAAATTATTATTGAAATTAGATAGTAATTGTCAAAAATTAATACGTTTAAAATATTTATACGAATATAAAGATACCGAGATTATTAATACTGGATTGACTCAGTATTCAACGGTTGATGCGCTTAAAAATCATAGATCTAAATGCATGAGAAAGTTAGTAGAATTGACGCAAAATAAATCCTTAAATAATATTAGAAATGAACAATCAAGAGGATAAAATAGAGGCTTATTTATTGGGACAAATGACGGATTCAGAAAAGCAGGAATTTGAAAATGAATTGAAAACTAATCAGGATTTAGCCCGTTTAGTGGATCAACATAAAGCAATTATAAAGAGATTAGAGGCGTACCGTATTAATACTAAAGTTAAATCGATCTTAGAATATAATTCACAACAAAATATTATTCTAAACTTAAAGCGGATTATAGGAATCGCTGCATCTTTTCTGATTGTCATTTTAGGATCTTGGTTTTTTATTTTTAGAAAGGATTCCATAGGAAATGGACAAATGGCTCAGGAAAATATAAATCAAAATCAACAGAAAACAGATAGTCTGAGTATTAAAAACAACTCAATGGATACTATTGAGAATTTAGCTTCCATTGAAAAGCTTCCTATTGAAAGTCCATCAACTGAAATTATTGAAAGAAGGAAAATTGCCTCGGTGTTTATAATTATGCCTATGCTGGCCAATTTAAGGGAACTAGAGAATCAAGATAGTACAAATGTTTTGGACCCTTTTGATTTGGCAAAGGCTGAGTTTAAAATTCAAAATTATAAGGAAGTCCTTAGCTATCTTGATAATTTAAAAATTCCTAAGGATGATGAAGAGTTGCTTTTTATCCGAGCAATCTCTTATTTTAAAATGGGTATATATTATAAGGCAACAGTTGATTTTAATTTGCTAAAACGAAGTTATCAGTTTAAAGCTGAAGCAGATTTTAATTTCATGCTTTGTCAACTAGCTCAAAACAATATTCAAGCAACGAAGCAATTGATTAATTCCATGATTGACGATCAAGATTTTCAATTCAGAGATCAAGCCATTGCACTAAAATCTAAGATTAATTTAGAATAGTTTCCATATTTCCAATCGAAATGAATCCAGCCCAGAAGAAGGGATGAGAAGCTTGACCTGGATGGTTTTTTAAATAGTTACGTTTAGATTGTGCGAGTGCAATATGCTTTTGTTTGCCAATCTTCAATTCTGTATAAAACAAATCCATAATCTGCATGGTTGATTTGTCATTCACTTTCCATAATGAAGCTACAATGCTTTTTGCACCTGCGTGGGCAAATGCACTTGCTATACTAACAATTCCATCTCCATGATGCTGTTCTCCATTGGCTGTTTCACAAGCTGACAATATTACCATTTCTGAGTTTAATTTCAAATTATATAATTCTGCTACCGATAATAATGCATATTTTTCCAGACTATCTTGAGATGAAAAAGCAATAAAGGAAAAATTGCCATCATTGTAATTTGCCTTGCCGTGTGTTGCGAGATGAATGATTTTATAATTATTGGAAAGTTGCTCAAATTTTTGTTTGGTAGCATCATGTCCTGTAAATATCATGGATTGATCAGGGAATTTATTTTTGGCGCGTATAATTTCTTCGCCTGAATCTGGCAAATTTGTAAGATCATAACGTATTGCCATTTCATTTTGAATTACATCATTAGGGCCTAAAATATTTTTGTCAAAAAATGGAGCGAAACCTAAGAATTCCTTTGTATTCCTTGTGTTCGGATTAACCCTACTCATTTCTAGCAACATGCCAGAAGAAAACGAATATTGAATTGAATGTTGATTGATTACAAATGGAAAGGTTTTGAAATTTGTTGGGTCTTTAGGGCGTGAGCTTAATAATGCATCAAATGGTAGATTTCCTAAAACAGCATCTGGAATTATTATTAATTCTGGTGTTAAATACTCAGCGATAGGTAATAATAATAAATTATATAGATACCTTGCAGATTCAATATATTTATTTAATTGTTCTTTATACATTTTTTCTGTTCGAATTTTTGAAGTATGAAATGTATAAATACTTTTATTCAAATTGGTTATGCTGTTTATTATCGGAAAATCAAGTTTAATTTCCTTGATTTTCACAACTGAGTTTTGAATTATAAAGACAAAAACGGACGAGTCACCACAAAAATACTCTAATAGTGTTTGATTTGAATTCAGTAAAGTTTTTACTTGTGGAATGGTAACAATTTTGTGATCAAATTTTTTATTTAAATAATCTGGATAAGAATTTTCAAGATTTGTAATAAGTTCTTGTCTTTGTAATTTGTTTTTAAAAATAGTGGAATTTAGTTTCAATATGCTTGTATCAGTAATTGAAAATTTATCATTATCTAATAGATCATTCCGATGTTTTTCTAAGCGTGTAATTTCTGACCTATACATAGAATCTTTAACTAACAAATCAGCCGGAATCCCGGAGTTATTCATTGCGTTATTTTCTTTAAATTGATAATAAAGTAAGTAACTATGTAAAAATTCATTTAATTCCCATATGTGATTGATTAGAATAGAATCATGATGCTTTTGAAGATTTAATTTTAAATGGGATGATATACATTTTTCAAAAATGCTAACTGCATCTTTTAGAAATTTTCTAATCTCAGTTGCATCTTTTTTATTAATAAGTTTTTTTTGAATTCGAAGAGCTGCTGAATCAT from Saprospiraceae bacterium carries:
- a CDS encoding CHAT domain-containing protein, with amino-acid sequence MKRTGFLLLIFLWILPKDHFSQNTDLVPKIDTLEAINILSKANTLFDSNNFAKSSELAEIAYQFFQKRDSKSSPDLAEAAYQLGRSTYRLKNYIRAKDLLVEAITIWDKYYPTYELKKAKALYYMAYTAFHTGKIREAIDYSKNALSIQNSNFANYSDIIKSYLLVAQLYNDYVSFKLAATYYEQAFELIKPEFGIEDKYCISVLTLLAKNYKNQGMYLPSISLNEQAIWYLERGKSQKDNKTTECLLNIGEAYQSLNKIELALSYYQKGLAFSLKLNPIDSIMVSYCYSRISDAFYTLGDFKNNILTCHQQLEMMSGFKKDERYRYTCINLGKAYFNNKEYSLAQSWFEKAIAIIGTPLNSPDSSALASTQLYIGRVKRALKEYSSSETILNSSKNIIRTLYGIEYDGLYTVEEDLGDLYASYFIKTSDMSYLVKSSNHYDSAALRIQKKLINKKDATEIRKFLKDAVSIFEKCISSHLKLNLQKHHDSILINHIWELNEFLHSYLLYYQFKENNAMNNSGIPADLLVKDSMYRSEITRLEKHRNDLLDNDKFSITDTSILKLNSTIFKNKLQRQELITNLENSYPDYLNKKFDHKIVTIPQVKTLLNSNQTLLEYFCGDSSVFVFIIQNSVVKIKEIKLDFPIINSITNLNKSIYTFHTSKIRTEKMYKEQLNKYIESARYLYNLLLLPIAEYLTPELIIIPDAVLGNLPFDALLSSRPKDPTNFKTFPFVINQHSIQYSFSSGMLLEMSRVNPNTRNTKEFLGFAPFFDKNILGPNDVIQNEMAIRYDLTNLPDSGEEIIRAKNKFPDQSMIFTGHDATKQKFEQLSNNYKIIHLATHGKANYNDGNFSFIAFSSQDSLEKYALLSVAELYNLKLNSEMVILSACETANGEQHHGDGIVSIASAFAHAGAKSIVASLWKVNDKSTMQIMDLFYTELKIGKQKHIALAQSKRNYLKNHPGQASHPFFWAGFISIGNMETILN